In one Streptomyces sp. NBC_01241 genomic region, the following are encoded:
- a CDS encoding ABC transporter substrate-binding protein encodes MPEKTGRTVGKVAACGALLLALTACSGGAPAARDIDLGPGPAAAGTVKKGALDGVTLTFASYGGIYQDGQETAAVKPFATESGAKMLSDGPTDYTKLKAQVDSGNVTWDVVDTDAIWAERQCGKLLMPLDTSIVDTSKLPKDMVGKCSVPAMTYGMVLMYDTSKFGANPPKDWADFFDTAKFPGKRAIPGVASDAAPGPLEAALIADGVAPDKLFPLDVDRGLKKLTDVRSSLVFWDTGARSQQLLESGEVSMAMVWTGRAYSAVKNGAKFAPQWNQFMPVSDSLAVPKNARNPKASMALINYYLGAGQQARLTELTSYSPINSEAEPKIDAAASAYLTSTPERQAKALKLDNAWWAQNQEQIIQKWSDWLAR; translated from the coding sequence ATGCCCGAAAAGACCGGACGAACCGTCGGAAAAGTCGCAGCCTGCGGCGCACTGCTGCTGGCCCTCACCGCCTGCTCGGGCGGTGCCCCCGCCGCCCGAGACATCGATCTCGGCCCCGGCCCGGCCGCCGCGGGCACCGTGAAGAAGGGCGCCCTCGACGGCGTCACCCTCACGTTCGCCTCCTACGGCGGCATCTACCAGGACGGTCAGGAGACCGCCGCGGTCAAGCCGTTCGCCACCGAATCCGGCGCGAAGATGCTCTCGGACGGCCCCACCGACTACACCAAGCTCAAGGCACAGGTCGACTCCGGCAACGTCACATGGGACGTGGTGGACACCGACGCCATCTGGGCCGAACGGCAGTGCGGGAAGCTCCTCATGCCGCTCGACACCAGCATCGTCGACACCTCGAAGCTGCCCAAGGACATGGTGGGCAAGTGCTCGGTGCCGGCCATGACCTACGGCATGGTGCTCATGTACGACACGTCCAAGTTCGGCGCCAACCCGCCCAAGGACTGGGCGGACTTCTTCGACACCGCCAAATTCCCCGGCAAGCGCGCCATACCCGGCGTGGCGTCGGACGCGGCCCCCGGCCCGCTGGAGGCGGCACTGATCGCGGACGGGGTCGCACCCGACAAGCTCTTCCCGCTCGACGTCGACCGCGGCCTGAAGAAGCTCACCGACGTCCGCTCCTCCCTGGTCTTCTGGGACACCGGTGCGCGATCCCAGCAACTGCTGGAGTCGGGCGAGGTGTCGATGGCGATGGTGTGGACCGGCCGTGCCTACTCGGCCGTGAAGAACGGCGCGAAGTTCGCCCCGCAGTGGAACCAGTTCATGCCGGTCTCCGACTCCCTCGCCGTGCCCAAGAACGCCAGGAACCCCAAGGCGTCCATGGCCCTGATCAACTACTATCTGGGCGCCGGCCAACAGGCCAGGCTCACCGAGCTGACCTCCTACTCGCCGATCAACTCCGAGGCCGAGCCGAAGATCGACGCGGCCGCCTCCGCGTACCTGACCTCCACGCCCGAGCGCCAGGCGAAGGCCCTCAAGCTGGACAACGCCTGGTGGGCGCAGAACCAGGAACAGATCATCCAGAAGTGGTCCGACTGGCTGGCGCGCTGA
- a CDS encoding ABC transporter permease yields the protein MTALIEIAAPAAGRRPKDTGDRWGWLLLPALLLLAVLFLVPLGLMAWRSVTDPAPGAGNYSWFFTSDVALATLVRTLAVGAVVTLVTLVLSYPYAYLMTVVGARARVWLTLLVLLPFWTSLMVRTFAWVVLLQDSGVVNQLLGTVGMGPLQLIRTPTGVVIGMTQVLMPFMVLPLYAVMSGIDRRLLDAAQGMGARPATAFLRVFVPLSLPGVGAGALTVFITSLGFYVTPALLGSPDQALISQQIFTQVNGLLAWGRGGAMGVVLLAVTLVLLGLVGVVLRLTRTRGGVR from the coding sequence ATGACCGCCCTGATCGAGATCGCCGCCCCGGCCGCCGGCCGGCGCCCCAAGGACACCGGTGACCGGTGGGGATGGCTGCTGCTGCCGGCGCTGCTGTTGCTGGCTGTGCTGTTCCTCGTGCCGCTGGGCCTGATGGCCTGGCGCAGCGTCACCGACCCGGCACCCGGCGCGGGCAACTACTCCTGGTTCTTCACCAGCGACGTCGCCCTCGCCACCCTGGTCCGTACGCTGGCCGTCGGCGCCGTCGTCACCCTGGTGACGCTGGTGCTCTCCTATCCCTACGCCTACCTGATGACCGTGGTCGGCGCCCGCGCGCGGGTCTGGCTCACCCTGCTCGTACTGCTGCCGTTCTGGACGAGCCTGATGGTGCGCACTTTCGCGTGGGTGGTGCTGCTGCAGGACAGCGGCGTCGTCAACCAGTTGCTCGGCACCGTGGGGATGGGTCCGCTGCAGCTGATCCGTACCCCCACCGGGGTGGTGATCGGCATGACGCAGGTGCTGATGCCGTTCATGGTGCTGCCGCTGTACGCCGTGATGAGCGGTATCGACCGGCGGCTGCTGGACGCCGCGCAGGGCATGGGGGCGCGCCCCGCCACCGCGTTCCTGCGGGTGTTCGTCCCCCTGTCGCTGCCCGGCGTAGGCGCCGGCGCGCTGACCGTGTTCATTACCTCGCTCGGCTTCTACGTGACGCCCGCCCTGCTGGGCTCGCCCGACCAGGCGCTGATCTCGCAGCAGATCTTCACCCAGGTCAACGGGCTGCTCGCGTGGGGCAGGGGCGGCGCGATGGGCGTGGTGCTGCTGGCGGTCACGCTGGTCCTGCTGGGACTGGTCGGCGTCGTCCTGCGGCTCACCCGTACCCGTGGAGGTGTCCGATGA
- a CDS encoding ABC transporter permease has product MRTGPARIALWAFSVLVGFWLIAPTLVVIPLSFTDKASLVFPPTGWSGRWYTNFFTDPRWTEALLSSLQVGVLVAVVATVLGTAAAIALTRSGSRWAKSSYGLLLAPMIVPTVVVAIGVYALFLQYGLLGTLFGFVTAHTVLALPFVIIPVTASLRGFDRRLEDAALICGASRWGAIRQVTLPQIAPGVVSGALFAFVTSFDEVVVSLFIQSPYLQTLPVMMFASVTRDTDPTIAAAATLIIAFTTVLVLAATFATSRRNRVR; this is encoded by the coding sequence ATGAGGACCGGCCCCGCGCGGATCGCGCTCTGGGCGTTCAGCGTGCTGGTGGGCTTCTGGCTCATCGCACCGACGCTCGTGGTGATCCCGCTCAGCTTTACCGACAAGGCGTCCCTGGTGTTCCCGCCGACCGGTTGGTCCGGCCGCTGGTACACCAACTTCTTCACCGACCCCCGGTGGACCGAGGCGCTGCTCTCCTCGCTGCAGGTGGGCGTCCTGGTCGCGGTGGTGGCCACCGTGCTGGGCACCGCCGCCGCGATCGCGCTCACCCGGTCCGGCTCGCGCTGGGCGAAGTCGTCCTACGGGCTGCTGCTCGCCCCGATGATCGTGCCCACCGTGGTCGTGGCCATCGGCGTGTACGCGCTGTTCCTCCAGTACGGCCTGCTGGGCACGCTGTTCGGCTTCGTCACCGCCCACACCGTCCTCGCGCTGCCGTTCGTGATCATTCCGGTGACGGCGAGTCTGCGCGGCTTCGACCGGCGGCTCGAGGACGCCGCACTGATCTGCGGCGCCAGCCGGTGGGGTGCGATCCGTCAGGTGACGTTGCCTCAGATCGCCCCCGGAGTCGTCTCCGGCGCCCTGTTCGCCTTCGTCACCAGCTTCGACGAGGTGGTGGTCTCACTGTTCATCCAGAGCCCCTACCTGCAGACCCTGCCGGTGATGATGTTCGCCAGCGTGACCCGGGACACCGATCCCACCATCGCCGCGGCCGCCACCCTGATCATCGCCTTCACCACGGTGCTCGTACTGGCCGCCACCTTCGCCACCTCCAGGAGGAACCGTGTCCGCTGA
- a CDS encoding ABC transporter ATP-binding protein: MSAETSLIKARGARIELAQVRKEYADSVAVDDVSLVIEPGEFMTLLGPSGSGKTTTLNIIAGFTAATSGTLTIGGVQMQDLPPHRRDIGMVFQHYALFPHMTVAQNVAFPLKQRKVPKARRTQLVEAALETVRLGGYGHRRPSELSGGQQQRVALARAVVYEPRVLLMDEPLGALDKKLRESLQLEIKRVHQEIGSTFVFVTHDQEEALVLSDRIAVFDDGGIQQVGTASELYEKPRSLFVAEFLGESSTVRGRIEPDGDDSCLRVGDRTVRAPGRPADGTGTDAAVVIRPEHLRVQAADAPVAPGANALPARVTQEIYLGSGRKLELALPDGTVLLAREQADRLSDAHHGDEVTVVWDVERGVLLGDTPGTTHTPTPAGRTPAGVAQESGR, from the coding sequence GTGTCCGCTGAGACCAGTCTCATCAAGGCGCGCGGAGCCCGCATCGAACTGGCGCAGGTGCGCAAGGAGTACGCGGACTCCGTCGCCGTCGACGACGTCTCCCTGGTCATCGAACCGGGCGAGTTCATGACCCTGCTGGGCCCCAGCGGCTCAGGCAAGACCACCACCCTCAACATCATCGCCGGGTTCACCGCCGCCACCTCGGGCACGCTGACCATCGGCGGTGTCCAGATGCAGGACCTGCCACCGCACCGGCGCGACATCGGCATGGTCTTCCAGCACTACGCGCTCTTCCCGCACATGACGGTGGCCCAGAACGTCGCCTTCCCGCTGAAGCAGCGCAAGGTCCCCAAGGCCCGCCGCACCCAACTGGTCGAGGCGGCCCTGGAGACCGTACGGCTCGGCGGCTACGGCCACCGCAGGCCCAGCGAACTGTCCGGCGGACAGCAGCAACGGGTCGCCCTGGCCCGGGCCGTGGTGTACGAGCCCAGGGTGCTGCTGATGGACGAGCCGCTCGGCGCGCTCGACAAGAAGCTGCGCGAATCGCTCCAGCTGGAGATCAAGCGGGTGCACCAAGAGATCGGCTCGACCTTCGTCTTCGTCACCCACGACCAGGAAGAAGCGCTGGTCCTCTCGGACCGTATCGCGGTCTTCGACGACGGGGGCATCCAGCAGGTCGGCACCGCGAGCGAACTGTACGAGAAGCCCCGCAGCCTGTTCGTCGCCGAGTTCCTCGGCGAGTCCTCCACCGTGCGGGGAAGGATCGAACCGGACGGCGACGACTCGTGCCTGCGGGTCGGCGACCGCACCGTACGTGCACCCGGCCGGCCCGCCGACGGCACCGGCACCGACGCCGCCGTCGTCATCCGCCCCGAGCACCTGCGGGTGCAGGCCGCCGACGCACCGGTCGCCCCCGGGGCCAACGCCCTGCCGGCCCGGGTGACCCAGGAGATCTACCTGGGCTCCGGCCGCAAGCTCGAACTCGCCCTGCCCGACGGCACCGTACTGCTCGCCCGCGAACAGGCCGACCGGCTGTCCGACGCCCACCACGGCGACGAGGTCACCGTCGTCTGGGACGTCGAGCGAGGCGTCCTGCTCGGTGACACGCCCGGCACCACCCACACACCCACCCCCGCCGGCCGGACCCCCGCCGGCGTCGCACAGGAGAGCGGCCGATGA
- a CDS encoding NAD(P)/FAD-dependent oxidoreductase encodes MSTATPATSPTFVNGDVSFWFREGGIPTRRPALPGDLDVDVALVGGGYTALWTAYYLKQAQPDLRIAVLEKEFAGFGASGRNGGWLSAEPPGQMRRYAKAHGHEPSVAMQREMFSSVDEVVRVAAEEGIEADIQKDGLLHVATNAAQERRLRDRLPSMRAEGWGEDDLVELDRDELAERVHVAGARSAQWSPHCARIQPAKLVRGLADVVERMGVTIYENTEVTEIRPHEAITPHGTVRASFVIRALEGFTSGLRGHRRSWLPMNSSMIVTEPLPAAVWEEIGWRGAELIGDEANSYCYIQRTTDGRIAIGGRGIPYMFGSHVDQRGETRTATQMQLQAILRQHFPATRDVAIDHTWSGVLGVPRDWCATVHVDERTGLGWAGGYVGHGVTTTNLAGRTLRDLILRQKTDLTRLPWVGRQVRGWEPEPLRWLGVRSLYVAYRAADRHENSGLERTSAIARIANVISGR; translated from the coding sequence ATGAGCACCGCAACACCCGCCACCAGCCCCACCTTCGTCAACGGCGACGTCTCCTTCTGGTTCAGGGAGGGCGGCATTCCCACCCGCCGCCCGGCACTCCCCGGTGACCTGGACGTGGACGTCGCGCTCGTCGGCGGCGGCTACACCGCACTGTGGACGGCGTACTACCTCAAGCAGGCCCAGCCCGACCTGCGGATCGCCGTACTGGAGAAGGAGTTCGCCGGCTTCGGGGCCTCCGGCCGCAACGGCGGCTGGCTCAGCGCCGAGCCGCCCGGCCAGATGCGCCGCTACGCCAAGGCACACGGCCATGAGCCGTCCGTCGCCATGCAGCGCGAGATGTTCTCCTCGGTCGACGAGGTCGTCCGCGTCGCCGCCGAGGAAGGCATCGAGGCGGACATCCAGAAGGACGGTCTGCTCCACGTCGCCACCAACGCCGCGCAGGAACGCCGGCTGCGCGACCGGCTGCCGTCGATGCGCGCCGAAGGCTGGGGCGAGGACGACCTGGTCGAACTGGACCGCGACGAACTCGCCGAACGCGTCCACGTCGCCGGCGCCCGCAGCGCCCAGTGGAGCCCGCACTGCGCCCGCATCCAGCCGGCCAAGCTGGTCCGGGGACTGGCCGACGTGGTCGAGCGGATGGGCGTCACCATCTACGAGAACACCGAAGTCACCGAGATCCGCCCGCACGAGGCCATCACGCCGCACGGCACCGTCCGGGCGTCGTTCGTGATCCGGGCCCTGGAGGGCTTCACCTCCGGGCTGCGCGGACACCGCCGGTCGTGGCTGCCCATGAACAGCAGCATGATCGTCACCGAGCCGCTGCCCGCCGCCGTGTGGGAGGAGATCGGCTGGCGCGGAGCCGAACTGATCGGCGACGAGGCGAACTCCTACTGCTACATCCAGCGCACCACCGACGGCCGGATCGCCATCGGCGGGCGCGGCATCCCGTACATGTTCGGTTCCCACGTCGACCAACGCGGCGAGACCCGGACCGCCACCCAGATGCAACTGCAGGCCATCCTGCGGCAGCACTTCCCGGCCACCCGGGACGTGGCGATCGACCACACCTGGTCCGGGGTGCTGGGCGTGCCGCGTGACTGGTGCGCCACCGTCCATGTGGACGAGCGGACCGGGCTGGGCTGGGCAGGCGGCTACGTCGGGCACGGCGTGACCACCACCAACCTCGCCGGACGCACCCTGCGCGACCTGATCCTGCGTCAGAAGACGGACCTCACCCGGTTGCCCTGGGTCGGCCGCCAGGTGCGCGGCTGGGAACCGGAGCCGCTGCGCTGGCTCGGTGTGCGCAGCCTCTACGTCGCCTACCGCGCCGCCGACCGGCACGAGAACTCCGGCCTGGAGCGCACTTCCGCCATCGCACGCATCGCCAACGTCATCAGCGGCCGCTGA
- a CDS encoding cupin domain-containing protein, with translation MNTPANTTVFPVAFLADAVTTELPAACPKPTSTTGQQETSHTLWTSPDGLVEVGVWECDPGHFTATREGYDEICQVLSGTATVDTEGGERVELSPGSTLAMPAGWRGTWQVHETIRKVYVVRTHRAEA, from the coding sequence GTGAACACCCCTGCGAACACCACCGTCTTCCCCGTCGCCTTCCTCGCCGACGCGGTGACCACCGAACTGCCCGCCGCCTGTCCCAAGCCCACCAGCACCACCGGTCAGCAGGAGACCAGCCACACCCTGTGGACATCCCCCGACGGCCTCGTCGAGGTCGGCGTCTGGGAGTGCGACCCCGGCCACTTCACCGCCACCCGCGAGGGCTACGACGAGATCTGCCAGGTACTGTCCGGCACCGCCACCGTCGACACCGAAGGCGGCGAAAGAGTCGAACTGAGCCCCGGCTCCACCCTGGCCATGCCCGCCGGATGGCGCGGCACCTGGCAGGTCCACGAAACGATCCGCAAGGTGTACGTGGTGCGAACCCACCGGGCCGAAGCATGA
- a CDS encoding amidohydrolase, with protein sequence MTLVLHGGQVWTGDPSRPHATAVAVADGRITAVGSDTEVRAAAGQAAETVDLAGRTVVPGLQDAHIHPVWGAMEALRCDLTGAADAAQCTALVREYAAADPGRPWILGGGWGMDCFPGGWPTKELLDAVVPDRPVFLPNADHHSAWVNSVALERAGIDASTPDPAAGRIERDAAGRPTGVLHEAAMDLVARVLPQNTPEDQRAALVHAQEHLFRYGITGWQDAIVGAYGGAGDTLAAYRRADAEGLLKARVTGALWWDRDRGPEQLDDLLARRGEHGRRFRAGTVKVMQDGVLETGTGALLEPYLDQCGCATGNLGHSNVPAELLTEAVTRLDAAGFQVHFHAIGDRAVRECLDAVAAASRANGVRDRRHHIAHVQLVDDADIGRFAELGVAANIQSLWATHHPQTDELVDPLLGEERARRQYPFRRLLDSGARLAGGSDWPVTTADPWQAMHVAVHRTEPPGSAHAHWPGSDRPYGPEQRLRLTDILRAYTAGSAWVNGNDDETGCLREGMAADLAVLDRDLFAPGTPVAGTRAVLTLVAGEAVHSE encoded by the coding sequence ATGACTCTCGTCCTGCACGGCGGCCAGGTGTGGACGGGCGACCCCTCACGGCCGCACGCGACCGCCGTCGCCGTGGCCGACGGCCGGATCACCGCCGTCGGCTCCGACACCGAAGTACGGGCGGCCGCCGGACAGGCGGCCGAAACCGTCGACCTGGCCGGCCGGACCGTGGTGCCCGGCCTCCAGGACGCGCACATCCACCCCGTCTGGGGCGCCATGGAGGCGCTGCGCTGCGACCTGACCGGCGCCGCCGACGCCGCACAGTGCACCGCCCTCGTCCGGGAGTACGCGGCGGCCGACCCCGGCCGTCCGTGGATCCTGGGCGGTGGCTGGGGCATGGACTGCTTCCCGGGCGGCTGGCCCACCAAGGAACTGCTGGACGCGGTCGTCCCGGACCGGCCGGTCTTCCTGCCCAACGCCGACCACCACTCGGCGTGGGTCAACTCGGTGGCGCTGGAACGCGCTGGGATCGACGCGTCCACACCGGACCCCGCGGCCGGGCGGATCGAGCGCGATGCGGCCGGCCGGCCCACCGGGGTGCTGCACGAGGCCGCGATGGACCTGGTTGCGCGGGTGCTGCCGCAGAACACTCCGGAGGACCAGCGCGCAGCGCTCGTCCACGCCCAGGAGCACCTCTTCCGGTACGGCATCACGGGCTGGCAGGACGCCATCGTCGGCGCCTACGGCGGAGCCGGTGACACACTCGCCGCCTACCGCCGTGCGGACGCGGAAGGGCTGCTGAAGGCCCGGGTCACCGGCGCCCTGTGGTGGGACCGTGACCGCGGCCCGGAACAGCTGGACGATCTCCTGGCCCGGCGCGGCGAGCACGGCCGCCGGTTCCGGGCGGGCACGGTGAAGGTCATGCAGGACGGCGTGCTGGAGACCGGCACCGGCGCCCTGCTGGAGCCCTATCTCGACCAGTGCGGGTGCGCCACCGGCAACCTGGGCCACTCCAACGTGCCCGCCGAACTGCTCACGGAGGCGGTCACCCGGCTGGACGCGGCCGGCTTCCAGGTCCACTTCCACGCGATCGGCGACCGCGCGGTCCGCGAGTGTCTGGACGCGGTCGCGGCTGCCTCGCGGGCCAATGGAGTGCGCGACCGACGCCACCACATCGCGCATGTGCAACTGGTCGACGACGCGGACATCGGCCGGTTCGCCGAGCTGGGGGTGGCGGCCAACATCCAGTCCCTCTGGGCGACCCACCATCCGCAGACGGACGAGCTGGTCGATCCGCTGCTGGGGGAGGAGCGCGCCCGGCGCCAATACCCCTTCCGCCGGCTGCTCGACAGCGGCGCCCGGCTCGCAGGCGGCAGCGACTGGCCGGTGACCACGGCCGACCCCTGGCAGGCCATGCACGTCGCGGTGCACCGCACCGAACCACCCGGCTCGGCGCACGCCCACTGGCCGGGCTCCGACCGCCCGTACGGCCCCGAGCAGCGCCTGCGGCTCACCGACATCCTGCGCGCCTACACCGCCGGTTCGGCATGGGTGAACGGCAACGACGACGAGACCGGCTGCCTGCGCGAGGGCATGGCCGCGGACCTTGCGGTCCTCGACCGGGACCTCTTCGCCCCCGGCACGCCCGTGGCCGGCACCCGGGCCGTGCTCACCCTGGTGGCCGGAGAGGCGGTCCACAGCGAGTAG
- a CDS encoding transposase: protein MSLEPRAGHGVPELTARVVRAAFPKGTMAVRIREALGPLFEDEAFAGAFAVRGRPAVSPGALALVSVLQYAEGLTDRQAADQVRARMDWKFLLGLELDDPGFDASVLSLFRSRLIEHGLEQTTLELVLERLRGLGLLKAGGRQRTDSTHVLAAVRTLNRMEFVGETLRAALEALAVAAPAWLSGLVTAEWAERYGPRVDDYRFPKGEEVREQWSEQVGRDGFVLLEAVYAPAAPDWLREIEAVQVLRVSWVQQYHRDERGCAGGRARISRRFITGCARPMTPMPVTGSSAARAGPATRRI, encoded by the coding sequence ATGTCACTGGAGCCACGGGCTGGTCATGGGGTGCCGGAGCTGACGGCCCGGGTGGTGCGGGCAGCGTTCCCGAAGGGGACGATGGCGGTGCGGATCCGGGAGGCGTTGGGCCCGCTGTTTGAGGACGAGGCGTTCGCAGGGGCGTTTGCCGTCCGGGGACGCCCGGCTGTCTCGCCGGGGGCGTTGGCTTTGGTGTCGGTGTTGCAGTATGCGGAGGGGCTGACCGATCGGCAGGCCGCTGACCAGGTGCGGGCCCGGATGGACTGGAAGTTTCTGCTCGGCCTGGAGCTGGACGATCCCGGGTTCGATGCCTCCGTGCTGAGCCTGTTCCGTTCCCGTCTCATTGAGCACGGACTGGAACAGACGACGCTGGAGCTGGTGCTGGAACGCCTGCGCGGGCTGGGCCTGCTGAAGGCCGGTGGCCGGCAGCGGACCGATTCCACGCATGTGCTGGCGGCGGTGCGGACGCTGAACAGGATGGAGTTCGTCGGCGAGACGCTGCGGGCGGCGCTGGAGGCGCTGGCGGTCGCCGCCCCGGCATGGCTGTCCGGCCTGGTCACGGCCGAGTGGGCTGAGCGCTACGGGCCGCGCGTGGACGATTACCGCTTCCCCAAGGGCGAAGAGGTCCGTGAACAGTGGTCTGAGCAGGTCGGACGGGACGGGTTCGTCCTGCTGGAGGCGGTCTACGCCCCCGCGGCTCCGGACTGGCTGCGCGAGATCGAGGCGGTGCAGGTCCTGCGGGTCTCCTGGGTCCAGCAGTACCACCGCGACGAGAGGGGGTGCGCTGGCGGGAGGGCAAGGATCTCCCGCCGGTTCATCACCGGTTGTGCTCGCCCTATGACACCGATGCCCGTTACGGGATCAAGCGCGGCTCGGGCTGGACCGGCTACAAGGCGCATCTGA
- a CDS encoding transposase, giving the protein MCSPYDTDARYGIKRGSGWTGYKAHLTETCEPDAPHVITQVATTDAVVADTEMTEPVHQALAERELLPDVHVVDAGYTTAALFLSATERGMELLGPAPHDSSRQSREDQGFSRADFTIDWDNESAICPGGHRSFEWWEQKHHRNGTPVLKVFFSAEHCRPCPKQTACTKPPSGRRGRGITFLPRERHEALEAVRQAQETDNWKNRYAIRAGVEGTISRAVRVTGLRRTRYRDLPATRLGHVFASTALNLIRIDRWLTGTPLGGTRTSRLEALMLAA; this is encoded by the coding sequence TTGTGCTCGCCCTATGACACCGATGCCCGTTACGGGATCAAGCGCGGCTCGGGCTGGACCGGCTACAAGGCGCATCTGACCGAGACCTGCGAGCCGGATGCGCCGCACGTGATCACGCAGGTGGCCACCACCGATGCCGTGGTGGCCGACACGGAGATGACCGAACCGGTCCACCAGGCGCTCGCGGAACGGGAGTTGCTGCCGGACGTGCATGTCGTGGATGCCGGCTACACCACTGCCGCCCTGTTCCTGTCCGCGACCGAGCGGGGTATGGAACTGCTCGGCCCGGCCCCGCACGACAGCAGCCGCCAGTCCCGAGAGGATCAGGGCTTCTCCCGCGCCGACTTCACCATCGACTGGGACAACGAGAGCGCCATCTGTCCCGGCGGGCACCGAAGTTTCGAGTGGTGGGAACAGAAACACCACCGCAACGGCACTCCGGTCCTCAAGGTGTTCTTCTCCGCCGAGCACTGCCGCCCCTGCCCGAAGCAGACGGCATGCACCAAGCCCCCGTCCGGCCGCCGGGGCAGGGGCATCACCTTCCTGCCCCGCGAACGGCACGAGGCCCTCGAAGCCGTCCGCCAGGCCCAGGAGACCGACAATTGGAAGAACCGTTACGCGATCCGGGCCGGGGTCGAAGGCACGATCTCCCGGGCCGTCCGTGTCACCGGCCTGCGCCGTACCCGCTACCGCGATCTACCCGCGACCCGCCTCGGCCACGTCTTCGCCTCCACCGCACTCAACCTCATCCGCATCGACCGATGGCTGACCGGCACCCCACTCGGCGGCACCCGCACCTCCCGCCTCGAAGCTCTGATGCTCGCGGCCTGA
- the tnpA gene encoding IS200/IS605 family transposase, which yields MSPRWNPHPDVRTGRHVVYNLHVHLVFVTKYRREAFTDAMLTRTEEIMREVCADFEAELKQFNGEQDHVHLLVHYPPKVQLSKLVNSLKGVSSRRLRQEYNAHVRRYLWGGHFWSGSYFAGSCGGAPLTVVKQYIENQQRPV from the coding sequence ATGTCACCGCGCTGGAACCCTCATCCCGATGTCAGAACCGGTCGCCATGTTGTCTACAACCTGCATGTTCATTTGGTTTTTGTCACAAAGTACCGGCGTGAAGCGTTCACCGACGCCATGCTGACCCGCACCGAAGAGATCATGCGGGAGGTCTGCGCCGACTTCGAGGCCGAGCTGAAACAGTTCAACGGCGAACAGGACCACGTCCACCTGCTCGTGCACTACCCGCCGAAGGTGCAGCTCTCCAAACTGGTCAACTCCCTCAAGGGCGTCAGTTCCCGCAGGCTCCGCCAGGAGTACAACGCGCATGTCCGCCGGTACCTGTGGGGCGGACACTTCTGGTCCGGCTCCTACTTCGCAGGGTCCTGCGGCGGCGCACCCCTGACCGTCGTCAAGCAGTACATCGAAAACCAACAGCGTCCCGTCTGA